The window aaatttttataaaatttatctgTTACCCTGTAGccaatttaaaagttattttaataaccctgaaaacaaattataaagaCGTTTATAacaactgcaaattttttgaatttagacattttctaaaaaagtcCTATATAGagctaaaaattatttatctaATTTAACAACCAGCGATTAAGTATGACTTAGATTCTAACCGTTGACCATTAATTTGATCCCAATAGCTGTTACCAAATAAGGAATGGGTGTGCTTGTTTCAGAAATTCTCTGGGGATGGCTTCAAAAGGTTTTCATAACGTCTTTGTCACCAGGTTGATATCATTCCAGTCCAGGTTGTGTTTGACTTGATGCTAATTTACTATGGTAACTCGATCGGCCTCTGGTGACCATTTCAACAATCAAGTAATTATCGTAAGAGGGCAATGTCCACATTTAATTGAGCCTCTTCAAACATAGACAAAACGGAAAGCGGAATTCGGATAAACCGTCAGATAGGAAGTTTGACTAATTTCGATATGTGTGGACCAATAACCTAAGAACCGATCGCAAAACCAAGTCTGGAAAACGGCCACTTAATCCCACTACAAAACCTAAGTGAAATTTGgcgtaaaataaaaagaattttagtTTTCTGATATTGTAAGACCCTTTGCGAAACTATTTTTTGCAATCATTTTAAATATATCTGCACGGTGCGACTCTATACAAGGGTCGGCGGAATATAAACCTTCAAGGTTCTCCAATGATAGAGCACTGGAGCACTGGAGCACTGGAGCACTGGAGCACTGGAGCACTGGAGCACTGGAGCACTGGAGCACTGGAGCACTGGAGCACTGGAGCACTGGAGCACTGGAGCACTGGAGCACTGGAGCACTGGAGCACTGGAGCACTGGAGCACTGGAGCACTGGAGCACTGGAGCACTGGAGCACTAGAACAGTGGAACACTGAACGAGAAGTTTAACCTGCATCTGATTTCAGATGAGCTGACGCGTTTTTCTTCACAGTATTTCTCTGCTCTGACGTAGAAGCAGGTCGCAGTATTGCgcaaaaacagataaaaactttgtttacaaTCAAGAAAGAAACAATAGTTTGTGATTTTAATGTTAGCAATGAATTAACGTAACCAAACTAAgaagtttgtaaaaaaaatattcaacgAAAAAGTTGAGCCACGaaaggaaaaataaaatccAAAATATTCGTTACCCGCCACCTGTAGCTATAGTACATGAAGTGACGTAAAATTAGAGTCTGCAGGCATCTGACTTTTCATCGTTTTAGATTTTAAATGACCCCGGGCCATGTTCGTTCTTCAGAAGAATGCCAAAAATCTAATGGCAATTTGGTCGCATAATCACTTATCCGCGTCGTACAACGCGTCTGATGAACTTGAAATGTATTTGCTTGCTACGTGGTGAAAACAACTCCTTATCAGCGCGAATTTTTTCATCATCAAGCTCTCCATAAACAAACCGGACAATAACCTAAAAAATgagaatttgttttaaatcgcCCGTAGCCTTATAAACTGTGGTCTGCATGGGTTTGTCGGAAGATCAATTGATCAATGTTATTGCGTGTTGGACGTAATGAACTTTAATTCCATGTAGACGTCATTGATTTATGTCAACATAACAACACAATATAGGGCAGCTTGGAACCTCACTGTATATAAAGCGATTCTAAGCAACGTATGAGGAAAATAAGCTAACGTGAGCTTTTTCATTGAAACACTACCAAGCGAGGTACTACAGTATCTATTAAAGTGATCTTCAACCAAGagaataaaatgttaaatgaCGTCAATAACACAAAGCATCATAAAGGGCTTTCGACATGGGCTCGTGTGGAAGCAACATAGCTCTGTCTTCTCTCGTCAAATATAGGCTTGGAGTTCGAGTTGaagtttgaaagttttttcgcCTCTTCATAACTGGGAAGATGATCAACTGGATGCTGATGCTCCTCCTGATTGCTCTAATACTTCCTGAATGACTCCCTATAAGAAGACACCGAGCGAGGATCAAAAGGACGAACGCTCTGAGAAGAACTCGGTGTCGCCATGGTAACCAATTCAGAGATGGTGACAGTTTTCTTCCTGTTCTCCCAGAGATCATAAGAAACACGAATGTCTCCTTCCTCAAGTTCTGCTTCTCTGTGAAATCAAAGACAATATCCTGAAAGATCAACCGTACGCATCATTTACACATCATCATTGCATATCATTATCAGCTTGATCAACACGACGTAACACTCAATATAGCCTAAAGCCTTGAAGAAAAGTATTCTGTATCAATGTAGTGTTATAGGAATATAGGATTCGCCCAGCTAATTGAGTCGACGTAAATCGTATTGTGGTAAACTTGAGATACCCACAACTACTTGTGTGATCGTAAACAAAAGACAATTTTAAACTAACTTACACGTGGTCGGTCTTGTTGTACTGATGTATGCGTTTGCATATGACGCATAAGGATTGATGACTTTTTGAtaccaacaacaacaaaagaagaaaagcGGTCACTGCCACGCCTATGACAATGCTGTGATGCATTTCGTTACTCAATGTACTGTCTTCAACGTCAATGTTGCCTTCAAATGTCTTCGAATTGTTCAGAAATGCGTTCTTGAAAGGAAATTTCTCTTCTCCAATTTGGTCTTCGTTTGTGACTTTTAAACCTTCATAAATGTCAGAATCTTCTTTTCCTTtgctttggttttgttttgaaacgaCTTGCTCAACGTCAGCAGCATTTACGCTCAAAATGCAAAGACAAATAATCTTCACACAAATTCTAGGTAGGTCTATTACTACGTGCATTGTTGCCCTGTTTGCAACTATGAAGAAAAACAACTCCCTCACTAAGCGTTAATTATAACGATCATTCATTATTACTAACCTGCAGAACTAGTGATTAATcaacaaccaaccaaccaatgTCCAAACATACAAAAAACTTGCCATCACCAACTTTGAACCTATGACTCTCATACCTCGAACTGTGCGAAGAAATAATTGCCGAGTCAAAACTGTCGCACAGCCTTTGTGGTTAGCGTTACCGCCGAATAGTATGCATTTCACGGTTTTTCTCTTTCGAAAATTGACGAAAGAGTCTCAGAAATTTGTCGACGTATCTGTCGGCTGCACCTGAAATCTTTTTAACTCTGATAAAAAAGCGATCGTTTAGTTCTTTAGTTAATTTGAAACATACCAACAAGATTATATTAAAATATAGTTCGCTTTGTAAACGGTTTAAACGTTTCTTTTGATAATTTAATGAATACTGAATGGGAGAAACTTTACCCCAGGCTATTTTTGTTAAGGTCATTGTCAGTTTTTTAATTACGCTTTgcttgacgtcacaatgacgtcatatattTATCCTTTCTGTTGCCAGTGTTGTATTGACGTAATTTGGCCACACCACAGCAAGCTCACGTAATGACAGCTGCTTATTTCgcacaaacacaaaaacaagttttaacggtgTTGTTCTTCATATGACGTCAGCCCCAGTGTTTTCGTTGCTGTTTCTGGGCTTAGGTGACGCTTCAGCCCCAATCACCACTTCGTCCTACGAAGTCTTTAAAAGTACAAATGAAGAAGGCGTCCAACAAACTTGTCTTCTTCAAATCCAAAGGTACAAAAGCTAGGGAAAAGGTAATTATTGGGATCCTAAAGTATGTAACTTTTGTTAGGGACGTAAGGGATGGACGTAATGGAAGGACGTAATGGACTTAAGGGGTGGAACAAACTTCCAAATGTTTTCTAAGAGTGCGAGAAATTGAAAAGGTTGGACCCCATATTCTGATCTCATACCGGGAGGGAATCGAATCCCGGattttgaaaagcaaaaactctGAAGACCTCTGGCGGCcagaaaattaaatta of the Clavelina lepadiformis chromosome 7, kaClaLepa1.1, whole genome shotgun sequence genome contains:
- the LOC143464825 gene encoding uncharacterized protein LOC143464825, producing MHVVIDLPRICVKIICLCILSVNAADVEQVVSKQNQSKGKEDSDIYEGLKVTNEDQIGEEKFPFKNAFLNNSKTFEGNIDVEDSTLSNEMHHSIVIGVAVTAFLLLLLLVSKSHQSLCVICKRIHQYNKTDHVEAELEEGDIRVSYDLWENRKKTVTISELVTMATPSSSQSVRPFDPRSVSSYRESFRKY